The Anopheles moucheti chromosome 3, idAnoMoucSN_F20_07, whole genome shotgun sequence genome contains the following window.
CCATCGATATACATTTAGCATGTTAACAAACGATACAACTTACACAACGCTTCCTCTTCTCCGGCTCGGTTTGGTGAAGATGTTGCCTTGCCTTTCTTCTCACGGCATCAGGTCGATTATTGCACACCTGCTGTTGAAATATTCATCCGCCGGGGACAGGTATTCGAAAAAAAGGTGTCCCGAGCTTAACCCAAAGAAAAAGGTCTTCGGCAAGGGCACTGTTTTTCTCGATTTACCCACGCAGCCCACTTGCCGAACAGGGTCAAACTGGACAACTCCTTCGCTCATGCTCAAACCACAGGGCGGTGCTTTATGCAATTCTAGGTTGCGTCTGCCGTTTTGTGCTGTTCTGCCCTTTCCACGAACCTCTCCGTGGCTCTGTGTGTCTTGTTGGAGTGCGCGGACAATTAATCATTTTCCGACGCAAGCCTTCCGCTCGTTCCCTTCGCGCACACAAAACGCAGCTCGGCATAATTGTGTGTGAGTTGCTCTTGTAATAATGGTAATTTGCGCGAAACATTTATCATTCTTCGCCAAAAACTGGTGCTCGtcgtttttcctccccccctccGGTTCTTTTAGTCCCTGCCGTTACTGGTGGTGGCCAGCATTGGGCACTCGGGGGAGCCGGATGGGGATGCAAATACACCAGAAAGAGCAACACAAAAATGTCGACCGTTCTTGGGCAAATTTTTGCCCACCACCACTTTATCCTATCCATTCCCACTTGTTCCGTGTTGGTGTGTCCAGGGTCCGATTGGGTGGAGAGGCAGGCAGTACTTTTCGTACCAGCCATGCATTCATTGACCGTTTTCGGTTTCCCATTTCGGGGTTCCAGATTCCACAAGCCTCCAATCAATCTTTTCATCTCTGTTCTGTCTATTTCCGTGCTGTATTCCCTCCGCTTTCCGCATCCTTGGGAGTTGGACCTCGGGATACATGCCGGCAGGCAAAACGCAAAACCCAAATTGTCATCGCCCATTAAGTGTGCCCTACAGCAAAACGATTATCTTATGAGGTCGATGGTGAGTTATTGGTCGACAGTGCAGCGAAGGGAACACAGCGAAGGGGACTATGGGACAgaatggagagaaaaaaagatggTGGTGAGACAAGATTGAAATATGGTGAAAATTAGGTTGCACATTTTTCCTAACCCATCAGTTACCCGCAAAGATGTATTCTTTCGCCGCTGAGCGGTTATGAATGTGCGTAAGGTCCTTTTGCGGGCTAACGTTGTTCATATGTTTTAGCGTGAGGATTTAATGTCTTTGtaatcattttatttgctttattgGATTGTAAACcatattttattgctttaaagCAACTAAATGAAATGTGTTATTCTTAATAAAAATCTAGAAAACAGCATCCCAATGCAAAAggagagaaggaaaaacatacaaacaaatgtaaaaaacGTAAAATATATAAGTAATGTAAATTAAGCCGTGAAATAATGTAAAAGTAATAAACGAAAGGAAATACAGTTCAACTCAAATgtgaaaaatcattaaaaagaaaaacagtctGGAAAAAGTATAACGCTGTGAAGCATATAGTGACAGCAAACtagaataattaattaacattatcaattaattaacattaatataattaaaacTATAAAGCATAGCAGAAAtagaaattcaaacaaaaaaattattaaaaatgagataaataacaataagtaAACCATAAAATCACCATAATCACCTAACAAAAaccaaatataaaacaatcaGAGAACAGTGAAAATTACCAAGAACATAGAAAGCAGCtcaaaaatgtcagaaaaggaaatttatataaaaataagtGAGATATACTAGCTGTTGATCAAATCAACTTCGATCCTAATTATCATCATGCAATTTCGTGCCTACGGGTAGAATTTAGAGAAAAAACCGACTTTTAAAATTCCAGTTGATTCGTCTACTCTTTCCAGCAGAATCTCAACATAACTTAATCGTTTCCATATAAATCTCCCATACTAGCAGTTGCATTCAACCAAATTCCAACGATGCAGCATGTCCACACGGGGGCACGGGACAAACACTACCTTTCGCCGTCCAACCGTCAAGATCAATATCAATCGCAGAACGGGGTAGCCGTAAAGTAGTTTGCCGTGTTCCAGTTCCAGTTTCCAAGCTTCAACAGGCTTCCCGTCCATCCGACAATCGTCCAAAGGCAAGGATATTCTCTGCCAGGCACTGGATGGATCTCAACACTATATCTTCCGTTCCACCGCAATGGCATCGACCGGGCGGTTTGTACCAATTCCAGACCAACCGGTCCACGCGGGGAGAAGCGAGACAATCTTCTAAGTTCGAGTCGAGTAGAAGGCTCGTGTTCCGTCCGTCGTACGTCGGCGCTCTGGTCCGCGTTACCCGCACGAGCCCGCCAGACGGGCACGATGATAAATAATATACCGCGCgcgttttttcgttttttttttggcaaacaaTCCCAGACGAAAAGAGATAACATATTATAGAAATAGAACTAATGTGGCGCCGCGGTTCTTGTCTGTTTGTACGATTACGGTGTTATCTTCGTACTACTACTACGATCGCTAGTACTACGCTACCTTCACTACAGCTGCTGCCTGTCGAATGGTTGGTTCGGTTTGCCGTTGCAGTTCCGTTTACGTTTCGAAAGTGTCATGGGGAATAATGGTCCTTAGTACGGTAGGacgttgatttttgtttcttgatACAGTTAAGTCTTATCGTTTGCAGGTAGTTTGGCCTGGTAGATTCTGTCCAATATTACTATCCATTTGCCCTTAACTAATTCTTTAAGTTTTAAGTAAAGTCTTGCAAATAGACAACCATCGTTATCCTCTGGACCATCTTGGAAAATCCTCCCCAAGCTGCTCTCCCGTAGATGGACTTTTGCATCCTTGCCAACCGGTGTCATATGCATCGGTCAACCCCGTCCAGCCGCATGCCACCACCATCTGGCGTCAAACACACCGCCCAAACGAGACGGATTTGCAGCGCTGTGGTGGATTTATGAGAAAGTTTTCCCATCCGCTAGAACTGTTTCCCGCATTGACACGATTGTCATGCAAGCTGAGATAATCGGAAAACGTGGAAACTTTATGcgcttttgatgtgttgtttgtcTACGCGCTGGAACCGTTTATTGCGGTTTTACCTTGAAGGCCACTCAGTTTTCGAATACCGTACTGCCGAGTAGCAATATGCGCGCCAGCAATGTGTTATTGTGGTGCGGTTTTTTGGCGGAAGTTATTGTTTGCCTGTTGGCACAAAACGCACAATCATTGGCTCAAGGTCGCTCCATTTGGCAAAGATGTGCCTCATCTATGGAACTTCAATTTGGTATTCAAAAACGACTTGGCTGTTTAATAAAATGGCTCATTGAATTGTTACATATGCTGTTTATCGTCTTTAGCTATATTGCTTAGAGCAAGTAAATCATATTAGCCCAAACCCGTATTTACCTGGAACCGCGTTGGATATTTTGAGATCGACTGCAGGACGACACATTTACttgacaataaaaacaaatgaaacacttTCTTGCACAACCGGAAATCTACTTCGCCCCACGAACAGGCAATTCGAGCGAAAACTACAAGGCGAAAAGCCGCATAGTGGTGGTCATTTGAACTGTTTCAACGGTCTTCAATCCTTTTGAGAAATATATTTACAACTTATCTGTTTGCTGCATGTTTGTTCCAACTTTAAGATGCAAAAACGtagttgtttttaaattacgaGAGCTTTTGTTGCGACGCAATttgctaaaataaaaaaaaaatccagcaaCTTGAAATAATTTCACGCGAACGAAAGAAtacttgaaatatttcacacaattttttGAACCGTGTACATCCTAGTTTCTATCATGttgatgtatttttaaaaccataaaatatttttatttttaatctgTCTATCAACTTCTACATACATTAACTGAATATACaactaattttaatttagGTCCGCACAAAGctgatgaaacatttcaccgaTCGGTTGCAGCTTGAGAACGATGCGCTCCGGAGCGGAGAGATAGTTCCTTGGAACGTTCGATCCGTTAGCACGTACCTGTAAACGCATCATTTTCTGGTACCTCGTTTAAACATACAAACGGCTTTTTAATGGTTGCCtgtattttgtgtgttgtttgttgatcCATACGGTTTGTCCTGTAGTGAATGTTACGAAAGCTAGCAAGAAACTAAGTGCCATCCATCTGTACCGTTGTTAAACTAATCCGTAAACGGAAACAAGCCGAAACTACGTTGCAACAAAACAGTGCGGCGTCATATACCTGATCCCCAGCTGCTGTATTTTGGTGGCGAACCCATTAACTACGCGTCATCTGCTATGTTTTGTCCCTGCGTTGGAATTCGCATCGCTGCTGTAGAGAATACGTTCTAGTGCACTGAGTTACGTTAGATTCCGATTTTGCGTTGTGCGTGAAGTGTAATTGGATAGCTTGTATATACGAACACAATGGATATTCATACGGAAAGCAGCGGCATCGATTCTTCGCCGGATATGAACATCAGTGCCGAGTTGAACCCTTCGCCGCATCGGTCGGCAACGGTCATGCCGagaaaactgtcgttttccgGCAACTCACCGGACCGTAACACGGCAGAACCATCGGCCAAGAACCAACCGTCCCTCTCTCCGCCGTACCGAAAGGTGCAGGCGCTTCGTCTGTTCGATACACCAGCAACGCCAAAAACCATTCtgcaaaaatcaaccaacaCAATGTTTCGCCGGCAAGTATTTGGTCCCGGATCAACACTATTCGCTGCATCAGGGGACGTGCTGTCCAAAACCGCTACGGATGCCGACGTGTTGGCAAAACCAATGGACGGAGGAATGCCAATTTTCATCACCGACAAACCGAAACCGGTTCCGCTTCATCGGCGTTATGACGTGGGGCTACCGCCGGCCAACGTGAATCCCTTCACACCGCCAGCAATGTTTATGCGAACGAAGAAGCGTACCCGGCAGGAGGGCCCCGAAAGTGCCAAAGCGACAATTGGTGGTAGCAATGGGCACTCGATCAAAAACCATTTCCCGGCATTGTTTCCTAGCAACCGAATCAACAAGTGTCGCTTTCCGTACAGTGGTCCGGCTACCCCGTTTGCGCTAAGGCAAGCGAACGATTCTACCACGCACCATACGCTCAAAATGTTCAACATGGTGGAGGATGAAAGTGGGGAGTTTAGGCAGGCTTCCAAACGGCTCGCCCTGCAAGATTCCAACATCTCCAGGTACAAGCAGGAATTCATCGAACTGTCGCTGCTCGGCAAGGGCGAGTTCGGACAAGTGTATCAGTGTCTCAACCGGCTGGATGGATGTGTTTACGCGATTAAGAAAAGCATCCGACCGGTCGCTGGAAGCTCACTGGAGAAGACAGCTCTGAACGAAGTGTATGCACACGCCGTGCTTGGGAAGCATGACAATGTGGTGCGCTACTATTCGGCCTGGGCCGAGAACGATCATATGTTGATCCAGAACGAGTTTTGCAACGGAGGCAGTCTGCAGACGGTGTTGCAGGAACGCTGCCTGAAGGAATCGGAACTGCGCACGCTGCTGTTGCACATTGCCGAAGGTTTGCGGTACATCCACTCGAACGATCTGGTGCATATGGATCTGAAGGCGGGCAACATTTTCCTGTCCAAAACACCGCTTCGTTCGGGCACGGCAATGCACGGTGCTAATGCCCTGCCCGTGATTGCTGACTGTCCCGACGATGGATTTGAGGATGTGTACGATGATCTGGAGAACGAGTACTTGGTGACGTACAAGATCGGTGATCTCGGACATGTCACTTCGATCCACGGGCCACAGGTGGAGGAGGGCGATTGTCGCTATCTGCCGAACGAGATACTGCAGGAAGACTACAACAATCTGCCGAAGGGTGATATCTTTTCGCTCGGGATTACACTGTACGAGGCGGCCGGTGGTGGTCCGCTGCCGAAGAACGGCACCGGATGGCATCTATTGCGCAGTGGTCAGTTTCCCGATCTGCCCAACATTGGGAAGGATTTCAATGATCTCATCAAGCAAATGATGCACCCGAACCCGGAAAAGCGTCCATCCTCCACGACGATCTTTAATCACCCGTAAGTTGCATCATACGTTACGTTCGCAGTTGTTCAAGGAGCATTATGTTAACTTGTCGGTTTTTAACTTCCTTCCATACAGCGTACTATCACCAGTCGATTCCAAAACTAAAGCCCAGCTGTGTTTGGAGCTGAGCTTGGAACGGCAGAAGAACGAGGTCCTGTTGAGGAAGATTAAGGAACAGGCGAAGCTGCTAAAAACACTCGAACAACATTCCCTTACGCCAGGTAAGATAAGCGTACGACAATCATGAAGTTAACGTTCAAACGGATTAATCTGTGCTGAAGATTGTACGGACAATGTGAATTGTGACAGTGAATTGAGTAGTTATGTGACTTTCTGGAAGCGTGCGCTACGATTCaagcaaaaattatttaatttgttgagcttttttatatttgtctCAATCTTAGTATGAATTTAAACATTACATCCAATCGGACGAATCTTTAATACCCGCCTTTACGTAAAACATTACTTATTTCCAGTTACAGCATCGATGACGCGCAAGACACGCTACTCCGGAACATCTCGTGAGACGTCCACCTCCGACCGTAAGCTACGTTCCTATTCGCACAAGAAACGTACCACTAACCTCATCTCCAAAAGAGGCATCAAAGACAGTAACAAATCGAAGGACTATTAGGCTCACGGTTGAAGTCCCTCTTTAACGTCGGTTGTACTCTTcctggattgtccatcgttaTTGGAGCCGTAGTTTGGTGTACGATCGTTTATTATATTATCGTGCATTTTGAATCCTTTCGGTTGTTGTGAAATATGTTCTTCAGATTCATCAGAAAGTTCTACAGTGTTCCCAAAATCAGCCCTATCCAAAATGGTAAATCTTGAAGTAAAGGAAACAATCAGTTTTAATCTAGACGATCTAAACCGTTGGTACCAAACGGAGCGATTAAATTACGTGTTAGACTCAGAGCATTAAGTTCCCTCATGCTTCACaagtttttaaacatcttcCCATGTTTTTTCGTCAGTTCTACACAAACTGTTGCTAGAGAACGTGTTTCCGATTTACATATCATAGAACACCTTTGGAAatcatcaattttttttttgctgttgtagaCCCTTTTTTGCATTCTCTTTTTGTCATGtgtagtttaatttttaatttttaattctttttctttccttacACACAAAATTCATTGCCTTTCCTTTTGccaaattttattcaaatcgtgcttttttttctttattctttcTCTGGCatttattttctcatttttattgctttttgattACATTTTTGGCACATTTTAATTTGTCCTGAGTTTATCGTTAcccattacaaaaaaaaacattttcggTTTGCGGTTTGCGGTTTACGATTTATTCATCTATGTTTCAATGGATGGTAAAAATGCCTTCGAATGGGAAGTAATATTAAAACGAAATGTGTTGGTTAAATTTTCATCTTGTTACAGTTGTGCTAAACTTTGTcatgttatattttttaaattaggcAAACTGCAGGAAATAATTGACAGCGAAGCAGACGAAAACTCATTAGAATAGAAAGGATTAGTATATGGTGTTTATCCCAATTCTCGGTGTTTGAAATTGTTCGGCAAAACGAGTATACGAAAAATGCAAAGCTGCATGTTTGCATATTTGTTTAGCGGAAGTAAATACCCAAAGGACAAAGCAGATGCGCGAAACCAAATCATGCAAATGAATCCAAAAGTAACAAGTGTACAGAAGTGTATAGAAGACATTAGACAGAAGGGCgaggatcggatcggatccaCTGTTACTAACAATATGTGATGATATAAAACTCTCGTTACGTAAAATCAACGACGCAAACGAGTATCAACAAACGAACAGTGTTGTTTGACGTAGCCTTATCGATGGGAAAGTGGTAAACATACGAATGGAGCTGTGCAGGAAGCTAGGAGGATTAAGAAAGCGAGGAGTCTCATAGAttccacaacaaaaacaaaaagcgaagcgaaacgaaaGGCTGTAAACTTGCCGTTGTTGAACAAGATATCTAGGAAAACCAATTACATCGATCATGTGAGATCCGTTGCGCCATCACCGGGCAAACCTTATTGTGAGAGCAGTTAACAGAAATACTTGTAAGCAAACGAATTAAGTGATAGCGTAAAATGTATAAGCAAACTTTATTGTGTTTAAGATTTGaggattaatttttcatatatatatatttttttgccaCAAACATATGAACATACATAAATCGTGCTCTATCGTGAGTAAGACTATAAACGTCTAAAGAGCAAGAAGCAGAAACAAAGCAGAACAAGTCATCACGAATCGTCCCCTGTTTGTGAACCAGGTGGACCAAAATAGGGCCaataaaggaataaaaatgaaactagggaggaaataaaataagaaaatccaCAACAAGCAGTGTTGGAAACGATAAGAAACCAAAATCACCAACAATATGGCATTGTTTCATGTTCACTGCCGGATCTTGTGCTCAGATCAGATCAGATAGTGAATACGAATGAAGCATGTGAAAATGAATGGAATATTTGTGATTTTAATAAGTAAGCTAAATCGATCGGTGTCTTTCGCTTTGCGCGAACGATCCGTTCTTCTTCCCCAGATCGATCCGACAGAccgacacaaacaaacacgacaCGTTTGTTTGCACTCGATCGGAGCGGTCCGGGAAACAATAGGGATCCGATGCGCACTGGAGACACCGGCCACAGCAGCCACATTCGCTAGATAGGAGCTAGATATAGAAATGAACAGGTAGGGTAAAGAGGGCAACTTTCATGATGCAGCGTTATTTAGTCACTACTCAATATAGGTTCGCCAATATCCAGTTCACCGATGATGATGCTCTTTACAGACCCGATTTGAATATCCCAATGTATTTCTGTGGACTTAAGGAAGCAAAGATTACCTCAGTGTGAACCACTGCAATACGGTAAAGGCACTTGCCTCAAAAGTCATAGAATAAAACAGCAGGGCGCACCAAAGTACCTACGGAAGTTGTGCGGCCCGGGATCAAATGTTTTGCCATCCATTCcaaagcatcatcatcatcccttACAGATAGCGCCTCATTGATGATCTCTATTGCAAGATCAAGCGAGTCCTATCTCTCAAGTGCCACTAGTTCTTCCTTTCTTTATAGCTGATGAACCATATGCAAGATGATCTTTCATTTGTCAAACCCTTATTCCAACTCCGATACTCAACATTAATTTCTCTTCCTAGGAGCTAGGGTTGCATAGTTAAGACTTTCCTTATTGTTATGTAGAGTTTTTAAGTGCGATCAACTATTGTATACAGTAACTTTCTCACCTGAAACCGaataaagaacaataaaaaaggtaAATCGAATACGCACGAGCTGATTCATGTGGAAGAACCTTACACCATCCAGAAATGCTTTCAGCATAGCTTATCAGCAAATGCGTCGATGCTGATACAGTTCGTGCACTCTTCCGTGGTGCCACATTCCGCTACGGAATCCGCTTCGTCTTGCTCGTGTGCATCGAATGCGGACGGAAAAAGTATTCTGCAGTACGCTTCGGCCGTTTTCGGTTCCATCGGCTCACCCATACTCGCGAGCAGTGTAATGAGCCGCACCAAATCTACCTCGTTGCCTGCAATAAGATGGCATTACAATCAAGCTGGCCGGAACCACCGGGATGATTGCTCTTTACCGGATGATGTAGTGGCACCTATATACGTCACGGCCGTCCGTATGTCCTCCGTGTTCGGTGGCCCACCGGTGGCGGTGCGATGGTTTAGAAAGAGCTTCGCCACCTCCTCAAAGGTAAGAAAGTACGTCCCGGTGAGCTCCATTTCCTTGGACAGGTTCATTTCCTGGATGAATCAATAACCCATCCTTTCTATAATTACAGCTGTGCGACAGTGCGGCCATCCTTACCTCGTATTCGGTCATGTGGTATCCAATGCTACGCATATAGTTCGGGACATCCTGGACGTTCATGGCGTCTCGCAGCTTTTGGAGCGATGGAAATGGAGTTCAGTAAAAAAAGGATCCCAAATGGTAAATTCACCTTACCGTAAGTTCTGCATCACCGTCACTATTCTTTGGAGATATCTGATTGTAGAAGAACAAACTTAAAATCTCGCGAACGTAGCATCCTCTCTTACCGCCCGGAAGAAGAGTACAAAACGGATCCAATCCCGAACCGGCATGTCTTATATTATCGAGCAGTGGGCTTGCAAGAGACAAGAGAAATGGTTATGCTAAAAATGTAACGCTGGCAGATATCAACATTCTTGCACATACCTCGTATTAATCTTCCACATGCTAACCGCATGATCTCCTTCGCCGAAAGTGAAGGCGCACCGTACCGTCCAGGCAATTTGCAACCCCTTCAGACGCTTCGGATGCCCACGTACTGCGAGATACTTGAACGGGTTACCATCGATCGGAAGATGATGCAGATAGATGTTGTTATCGGTGATGAACAGGAAATAATCTTCGCCAGGAAGTTGCTGCAAAATGCAAACGTAAGTATCATCCCACTGATCTATTCTATCATCATTCAATTGCTACCCGTAGAAAGCGTGCTGGCCCATCGTGAAAGGGAGCTAGATATGTGTGCAGTATTTCGAACGTTTCGCtgtgaaatattttgaatttatGCTGATCATTTGCAACCAGAATCTCGTTCCCGCCGGGTAAGATGAGAAGCGCTGTTGGAAAGGCGGTCTGTTCGATGCGCTTCCGTTTGACAATCGACAGAGCCTCCAGTTGTACCATTTCGTCGCAATTGATCGTGTACTGTACCATGTGCTAAACCGGAGAAGGAAGTACTGTTGAGCCACGAGTGTATTGCTGTGTGATTTAGCGTATCCTTACCCGATCCTCACCGATGGATGCAAAATCAGTCGAACAAAGAAATGCTAAATCCACTAATCTATGCGTTGCACATCGTCCTACCGCCTGCCAGTCGTCCTTTACGCGATGAAGCAGCGTGATCGTATTGCTTTCATCCTGAGAAGAGAAGGAAATGATGAGCTGGATGTTAATGAATGTCAATAAGGTCGTCACCTCTTACCACACAAACGAGATGCTTGCTGTcgttagaaaacaaaacagatcgTATCTTCTCGCCGGTAAACTGTACAGGACCGCTTCCGGGTAGGATCAGCAGGTTGGGTTCGACCATCCAAAGGAATCCATTTTCAGCACCGCCGGCCAAAAATGTTCCTGCATGGAGAATACCTTTCGTAAGTTGAATTTCTAGCATACTTGGGATCACTTGGGTTTCCCTTCTTATACAAACCACATGGTGAATAGGCAAGGGTCGTGATTCGACCCCGCCGTGTACGCTGAATCGGTACATCGAGTGCCAATTTCATCGCTTTCGTTTGTAAATCATACACCACAAAACGGCCATTTCCGTCGCACGTACACAGCTCTGCTCTAGAATAGAAGGAAGTGAACGCGTACAACACACTTTGTCGAGAGATGAACAGGTCTCTCCCCATCCAAGTACCTGCCAGCATGCACATCAAATGCTGTAATAATGCTCGGAGATTGCAGAAATAGCTCCTGGATTTTGTTATACACTATGTCAATGTCGTAGATTTTGCCCATCTTGGTTGCGGACACGAATCCTCGCACGATCACTGGTCGCGCTTCGAAGGAAACGTCCTTCGGTGCGATGTCCTCTATGTTCAC
Protein-coding sequences here:
- the LOC128303195 gene encoding wee1-like protein kinase; this translates as MDIHTESSGIDSSPDMNISAELNPSPHRSATVMPRKLSFSGNSPDRNTAEPSAKNQPSLSPPYRKVQALRLFDTPATPKTILQKSTNTMFRRQVFGPGSTLFAASGDVLSKTATDADVLAKPMDGGMPIFITDKPKPVPLHRRYDVGLPPANVNPFTPPAMFMRTKKRTRQEGPESAKATIGGSNGHSIKNHFPALFPSNRINKCRFPYSGPATPFALRQANDSTTHHTLKMFNMVEDESGEFRQASKRLALQDSNISRYKQEFIELSLLGKGEFGQVYQCLNRLDGCVYAIKKSIRPVAGSSLEKTALNEVYAHAVLGKHDNVVRYYSAWAENDHMLIQNEFCNGGSLQTVLQERCLKESELRTLLLHIAEGLRYIHSNDLVHMDLKAGNIFLSKTPLRSGTAMHGANALPVIADCPDDGFEDVYDDLENEYLVTYKIGDLGHVTSIHGPQVEEGDCRYLPNEILQEDYNNLPKGDIFSLGITLYEAAGGGPLPKNGTGWHLLRSGQFPDLPNIGKDFNDLIKQMMHPNPEKRPSSTTIFNHPVLSPVDSKTKAQLCLELSLERQKNEVLLRKIKEQAKLLKTLEQHSLTPVTASMTRKTRYSGTSRETSTSDRKLRSYSHKKRTTNLISKRGIKDSNKSKDY
- the LOC128300209 gene encoding cilia- and flagella-associated protein 251-like: MFHWGFPKPHLVRIPFGQYEKRPCLLCTAGSELLVHCCLRQSTSRYCARKLPISTDICGIMGEIVEYNPKEDGPPGDNIHHRCHPLHLIWLSGFNPRVSLLNVSTSRDRKELVLASGNTLLFYCYDGEREKVTPVIGHKNVVNMIGCDESGRFVVSSDCSYCINVWDRHIGGEHNHHPVAIRTIFEPFKAKGDIGAVSLSRDGKYLLAGGALASEQGSHLKLWSWTVGNDFPDDTITLPTRLGRIKTIHFCPDRGRRNQFVVTLESGVAFGAWDSKEQKLSIQVPKRHGFQDYNDTVFVECTERAVSVTGAGMAVLWSNDRKHADGADGSVLRKEFLKYLHLKYASINVVRSCDEKIVTGDDDGEIRFYDNAMKILYWFKREDLEPIRTLSFELVETRQWKVPSEPDEGDDRPPKEEPTDKKLVVNIEDIAPKDVSFEARPVIVRGFVSATKMGKIYDIDIVYNKIQELFLQSPSIITAFDVHAGRAELCTCDGNGRFVVYDLQTKAMKLALDVPIQRTRRGRITTLAYSPCGTFLAGGAENGFLWMVEPNLLILPGSGPVQFTGEKIRSVLFSNDSKHLVCVDESNTITLLHRVKDDWQAVGRCATHRLVDLAFLCSTDFASIGEDRHMVQYTINCDEMVQLEALSIVKRKRIEQTAFPTALLILPGGNEILVANDQHKFKIFHSETFEILHTYLAPFHDGPARFLRQLPGEDYFLFITDNNIYLHHLPIDGNPFKYLAVRGHPKRLKGLQIAWTVRCAFTFGEGDHAVSMWKINTSPLLDNIRHAGSGLDPFCTLLPGGKRGCYVREILSLFFYNQISPKNSDGDAELTLRDAMNVQDVPNYMRSIGYHMTEYEEMNLSKEMELTGTYFLTFEEVAKLFLNHRTATGGPPNTEDIRTAVTYIGATTSSGNEVDLVRLITLLASMGEPMEPKTAEAYCRILFPSAFDAHEQDEADSVAECGTTEECTNCISIDAFADKLC